Within Staphylococcus sp. NRL 16/872, the genomic segment ATTGCTGAACCGATTAAACCAGCGATGATGTTACCGATGATACCACCTGGGATGTCTTTACCCATAATCATACCGGCAACCCATCCGATTAATCCGCCGACGATTATCATTATAATAAAGCTCATAATCAGAACTCTCCTTATCTTTTCTTTTTTATTGTCTATTAGTTATACCACTAATGAAAATGGATAAACATATTGATTAAAAAAGTTTTAACTTTTTTATAAGAAATTTACTTAAATTCATTTTAATATTTTTGATTTTTTTCGTTACGTGACATAATTAAATTAATCACTAGCCATACGATTTGTATAATGATTGGTAATAAAAATGCTATGGCCAAAATAATGATAGATATTGCTTTTAATTCTGGTGTTTGGAAGATACCGGCTGCGTCAGTACGTCGTTCCCAAATCATAACTGAACTACCAATGAATAAGATAATCCAAAATGCAGAAACGATCCACCACAAAATCCATGAAAGTTTCATTTACTTGCCTCCTAGAAAATCCTAACAATAACGTATTAATCTATTCCCTTTTCCAAAAATAAAAATCATAAAAGTACATTACTCTGAAAGTCTATAAAAGTTTAGGGCATTCTTATAAAAGATTCTTTCTTGAATGTTTTGGTTAAAATTATTCTGGATAAGTTGAATATCTTCTTCGTTGAATGGACGATTGGCTCGTGTGGAAGGTAAGTCTGTACCAAACATGACAGCATTAGGATTAATTTCAATTAACTCTTGAATAGCTGAAACAGGATCAACTTCAATTCGACCGAATCCAGTTGCTTTCACATAAACGCCATGCCTCACTAAGTCTTTTAAATCTTCGAAGCCCTCTTTAGTTAAACCTAGGTGATCAATAGATACTTGCGATAATTGAAGAATCACGTCTTTATAGTCAGTTAATTTTTTCGACTCAATATAAATTTCAGTATGCCAACCTACTAAATCATAGACGCGTTGCGAGAATTCTTTAAGTTTCGAAATGTCTTCTGAACCACCACGTTTAACATTAAATCTGATACCTTTAATTCCTAAAGTATTTAATCTACGAATTTCTTCATCGCTTGTAGTCATAGGCAACTGAGTGATTCCTACGAACTTGCCATTTAATTTATTGAGCGCATCCGTTAAATAACCTTGGTCAAAACCTTGGAATGAACCTGAAACGACTACCCCGCCAATAATATCTAAATCTTTAGTACGGTTTAAGTAGTCATGTGTAGTGAACGAAGGTGGCATGTAACCATTGTTCTCTTTAATAGGAAAATTAAAATCAATAATGTGAAAATGAGCATCAAAAATTTTCATAACGATAACCCCTTGTTTGCAGAATGTAAATTAAAGATAACATATTTATGAATTATCACTTAAAAGGCTTGATAAAATTTGTGAAGAGGACTAGTATAGTTAAA encodes:
- a CDS encoding GlsB/YeaQ/YmgE family stress response membrane protein, giving the protein MSFIIMIIVGGLIGWVAGMIMGKDIPGGIIGNIIAGLIGSAIGSRIFGMWGPVWGGVPIFPALLGAIILIFIVSLIFRVIKK
- a CDS encoding DUF3923 family protein; translation: MKLSWILWWIVSAFWIILFIGSSVMIWERRTDAAGIFQTPELKAISIIILAIAFLLPIIIQIVWLVINLIMSRNEKNQKY
- a CDS encoding amidohydrolase family protein, giving the protein MKIFDAHFHIIDFNFPIKENNGYMPPSFTTHDYLNRTKDLDIIGGVVVSGSFQGFDQGYLTDALNKLNGKFVGITQLPMTTSDEEIRRLNTLGIKGIRFNVKRGGSEDISKLKEFSQRVYDLVGWHTEIYIESKKLTDYKDVILQLSQVSIDHLGLTKEGFEDLKDLVRHGVYVKATGFGRIEVDPVSAIQELIEINPNAVMFGTDLPSTRANRPFNEEDIQLIQNNFNQNIQERIFYKNALNFYRLSE